GCGCGCAGCGCGCGGCGTTCACGCAGGGTATTCTGCGCGATATTGATAAAATAGGTGGTGTCCATGCGCTCAATGTTGCTCCAGACGAGCACAAGCCCCATGACCATACAGGCCAGCAGACCGAGTACAAGAAACAACAGCCACCCTCTGCCGCCTGCAGGTTTTGCCGAGAGGTTCCGCTTCACGAGCCTGACGCCTCGGCTATTTTTTCCACTGCCCGCAGCTTGGCGCTGCTGGCGCGGGGATTGACGGCCAGTTCGTCCGGCCCGGCCTGCACAGGTTTTTTATGCAGAATGCGCACTTCAGGCTGGTGACCGCACACACAGCGCGGGATATGCCTCGCACAGCGGCAGCCTTCAGCCCAATGACGCATGACCTGCTTGACCATGCGGTCTTCAAGCGAGTGAAAGGTAATAACGGCCAGACGCCCGCCGATAGGCAAATAGGCCAGAATTTGATCCAGAAAGCGTTGCAGTTCGCCAAGTTCGTCGTTGACGGCCATGCGCAAAGCCTGAAACGTACGCGTGGCCGGATGGCGGCGGGCCTTGGCCCGCCAGGCTGCGGGATAGGCCCTTTCCACAAGGGCGGCCAACTGCGCGGTGGTGTCTATGGGGTCTTTTTGCCTGGCGTCCACAATGGTGCGGGCGATACGCCCCGCCTGCGGCTCTTCGCCAAGGGTGGCGATGCAGTCCTTGAGCCTGTCGAAGCTTTCGCGATTTACCCAATGCCAGGCCGAAGGCTGCCCAGAACTCTGATCCATACGCATATCCAGCGGCCCATCGCCATAAAAACTGAATCCGCGCCCGGCTTCGTCCAATTGAAAAGAAGAAACGCCGATATCCAGCAGGGCTCCGTCCACCTTGCTCCAGCCTAGTTCACCAAGAGCGTCGGCAAAATCGCTGTACCGGCAGTGGAACAAATGCGCCCGTGGGCCAAAGGGGGCCAGGCGCTGCCTTGCAAAATTCAGGGCGTCTTCATCGCGGTCAAGGCCGCACAATTCTATGTCAGAAGCTGACGACAGCACGGCGCTGGCATGCCCGCCCATTCCCAGGGTGCCGTCAAGATAGCGCCCCCCGGCGCGCGGGTCGAGCGCGGCCAGCGTTTCCACAGGCAGGACAGGAACATGACGTTCCTGTTCCGCATTTTCGTGCATGGTCTGCATCATGATAAACCTAGAGGCTGATTGTCACACCACTGGCTGCAAGCTCGTCAGAGACGTCTTCAAGCGTCAGGGCGTCAAAGCGGGTCTGATCCCAAATTTCAAACTTACTGAGCATACCCACCAGCATGACGTCCTTCTGAAGGCCTGCTTCACGCATGAGGGATTGCGGAATGCGCACCCGGCCCTGGGCGTCGGGCAGCATTTCCTGCGCAAGACCCATGACCTTGGTTTTAAAGTGCGAAAGACGGGGAGAGGGCATGGGAATACTGCTCAACTGTTCAGTGATTTTTTCCCAATTTTCAGGCAGATAGGCCACAAGGCGGCCATAGTAAGCGGTAAGCCAGAAAGCGCCCGTGCCCCCTTCAGCATAAA
Above is a genomic segment from Desulfovibrio sp. containing:
- the rsmH gene encoding 16S rRNA (cytosine(1402)-N(4))-methyltransferase RsmH, with amino-acid sequence MMQTMHENAEQERHVPVLPVETLAALDPRAGGRYLDGTLGMGGHASAVLSSASDIELCGLDRDEDALNFARQRLAPFGPRAHLFHCRYSDFADALGELGWSKVDGALLDIGVSSFQLDEAGRGFSFYGDGPLDMRMDQSSGQPSAWHWVNRESFDRLKDCIATLGEEPQAGRIARTIVDARQKDPIDTTAQLAALVERAYPAAWRAKARRHPATRTFQALRMAVNDELGELQRFLDQILAYLPIGGRLAVITFHSLEDRMVKQVMRHWAEGCRCARHIPRCVCGHQPEVRILHKKPVQAGPDELAVNPRASSAKLRAVEKIAEASGS
- a CDS encoding division/cell wall cluster transcriptional repressor MraZ, which encodes MPKLFTKSLSRSLDPKGRLMLPPEYRDGLYAEGGTGAFWLTAYYGRLVAYLPENWEKITEQLSSIPMPSPRLSHFKTKVMGLAQEMLPDAQGRVRIPQSLMREAGLQKDVMLVGMLSKFEIWDQTRFDALTLEDVSDELAASGVTISL